The following coding sequences lie in one Arachis ipaensis cultivar K30076 chromosome B03, Araip1.1, whole genome shotgun sequence genomic window:
- the LOC107634477 gene encoding uncharacterized protein LOC107634477, whose product MTTTILILEENRSRSCHHHSSPRFTSTAFLPPSSRLCLDPSRCVVASGLSPPFEIRCSRVSAYASVRVALTVRVISLLASVRVVQPCSSFSSTESSSSEWIPNRR is encoded by the exons ATGACCACCACGATCCTTATTCTAGAAGAAAATCGTTCGCGTTCGTGTCATCATCACAGTTCACCTCGGTTCACCAGTACTGCATTTTTGCCACCATCGTCGCGACTCTGTTTAGATCCTTCGCGTTGTGTGGTCGCGTCTGGCCTCTCTCCTCCGTTTGAGATCCGTTGCTCGCGCGTCTCTGCCTATGCGTCTGTTCGAGTTGCGCTTACTGTTCGTGTCATCTCCCTCCTCGCATCTGTTCGAGTTGTGCAACCTTGTTCATCTTTTTCAAGCACAGAATCTTCTTCTTCAG AATGGATCCCAAACAGAAGATGA